In one Nocardioides sp. NBC_00368 genomic region, the following are encoded:
- a CDS encoding AAA family ATPase, with the protein MTQSETIPSVSPDGARERLTAVRAEVAKAVVGQDAAVSGLLVALVCGGHVLMEGVPGTAKTLLVRSLSAALSVETRRVQFTPDLMPGDITGSMVVESTHGSLTFREGPVFTNLLLADEINRTPPKTQSALLEAMEEGRVSVDGVTRDLPRPFLVAATQNPIEYEGVYPLPEAQLDRFLLKVVLPVPERADEVQILTRHASGFDPRDVAGAGVRPVASGADIEAARQHVTTVQVSPEVTGYIVDIARATRESPSLSAGVSPRGATALLRSARAWAWLAGRDFVTPDDVKSLAHATLAHRLALRPEAELEGVQVSQVLSSAIGAVPVPR; encoded by the coding sequence ATGACCCAATCCGAGACCATACCCTCCGTGTCGCCCGACGGCGCACGGGAGCGGCTCACCGCGGTCCGGGCCGAGGTCGCCAAGGCGGTCGTCGGGCAGGACGCCGCGGTCTCCGGACTGCTGGTCGCCCTGGTCTGTGGCGGGCACGTGCTCATGGAGGGCGTGCCCGGCACCGCCAAGACCCTGCTGGTGCGATCGCTGTCCGCCGCTCTGTCGGTCGAGACCCGCCGGGTGCAGTTCACCCCCGACCTGATGCCCGGCGACATCACCGGGTCGATGGTCGTCGAGTCGACCCACGGCTCGCTGACCTTCCGGGAGGGGCCGGTCTTCACCAACCTGCTCCTCGCCGACGAGATCAACCGCACACCACCGAAGACCCAGTCGGCACTGCTCGAGGCGATGGAGGAGGGTCGGGTCTCGGTCGACGGCGTCACCCGCGACCTGCCCCGCCCGTTCCTGGTGGCCGCGACCCAGAACCCGATCGAGTACGAGGGTGTCTACCCGCTCCCCGAGGCGCAGCTGGACCGGTTCCTGCTGAAGGTGGTCCTGCCGGTGCCCGAGCGCGCCGACGAGGTGCAGATCCTCACCCGGCACGCCTCCGGCTTCGACCCGCGCGACGTCGCCGGTGCCGGGGTCCGTCCGGTGGCCTCCGGCGCCGACATCGAGGCCGCCCGGCAGCACGTCACCACGGTCCAGGTCTCCCCCGAGGTCACCGGCTACATCGTCGACATCGCCCGGGCGACCCGGGAGTCCCCGTCGCTGTCGGCCGGGGTCTCCCCGCGCGGCGCCACCGCGCTGCTCCGCTCCGCACGCGCCTGGGCCTGGCTCGCCGGCCGCGACTTCGTCACCCCTGACGACGTGAAGTCGTTGGCTCACGCCACCCTCGCCCACCGGCTGGCGCTGCGCCCCGAGGCCGAGCTCGAGGGCGTCCAGGTGAGCCAGGTCCTGAGCTCCGCCATCGGGGCCGTCCCCGTCCCGCGATGA